From Paenibacillus sp. FSL H8-0537:
GATACCAACTGGAGCATGTCTTGATCCCCAGTGAGGATATATACGTGGCCTAACTGACTTAGCTTTTGAGACACGGTACCTATGCAATCATCCGCTTCATAGCCTTCAATACCGATATTCGGAATTTCAAGAGCTGCTACAATATCCTTAACCAAAGAAAACTGCGGTACTAAGTCTTCAGGAGCTTCTGGTCGGTTAGCTTTATAACCAGAGTAAAGGTCCGTTCGAAATGTCTTCCTTCCCATATCCCAGCAGCAAACCACATGGGTAGGTTGGAATTGGTTGATTGCGTCAAAAAGGTATTGTAAGAACCCATATATTGCGTTTGTTGGGGTCCCGTCTTCAATGCGCCTAGGACTATACGACTGAGCAAAGAATGCTCTAAAAAGAAGAGCCATTCCATCCACTATAAGAATCTTATTTTCATTCATAATAAAAAGCCCTTCCCTAGTTGAATACGACCTGTACATATTGTATCATAGAGCACTCTTATTAGAAGGGTTCTTCTATGTTATTGAACGTTGCTGCACACGTGCTTCGCCGCGAATAAAACGGCCAATGCGCTCCGCTGCCTCAAGCAGCCGCGCCTCATCAACCACAAGCGCCAGACGCACATAACCTTCACCCTCGCTGCCGAATGCTTCGCCTGGAATGACCGCTACGCCCGTCTGTTCGAGCAGTTCACGGGCAATCAGACGCGACGTCCAAGGCCCATCCGGATGCGTCCACTCCATAGCTGGCAGCGCTGCCCAAATAAACATCGTCGCTTTAGGCTTCTCCACCTGCCAGCCTCTCGCACCAAGAGCGTCGATGAAAACATCGCGGCGGCGCTCATACAGCTGCCCCACTTTAGGAGGAGCCGCCTTGGACATCGCTTCTTTCAACGCCGCAACGCCCGCCTCCTGCACGACGGCAAAGATGCCGTAATCAATATTTTCCTTTAGTTCGCGCAGCGCGCCAACCGCTTCCCGATTGCCTGTCACAAAGCCGATGCGGCAGCCAGCCATATTGAAGCTCTTCGATAAGGAATGAATTTCAATTGCGCGCTCCATCGCCCCACCAGCGGCAAGAATGCTGGGCGGCTCAAAGCCGTCAAACGCCATTTCAGAATAGGCGGCATCGTTTATAACGAGCACGTCATATTTACGAGCTTTGTCCAGCACCTTGTCAAATAGCGACATATCCGCTACAGCAGATACCGGATTCCCTGGATAGTTGAGCAAAATAAACCGGGCACGCCGCCACTCCTCTTCCGTGATGGCCTCCACATCAGGCAAGAATCCGCCCGCCGCCGTCAGCGGATAAAAAATCGGCTTTACACCGGCAATTGCAAGCGAGCCTGCATAAATCGGATAACCCGGATTCGGCAGCAGAACCTCGTCCTCCGCGTTGCAGATCGCCATCGCCAAATGAGCCAGTCCATCCTGCGAGCCCATTAAAGAAAGCATTTCCGCATCCGCATCTACCTGCACGCCAAAGCGAAATGCCATCCATTCCGCTGCCGTTTTGCGAAAAGCATCACTGCCCCTCGTGCCCATATAGCCATATTGATCTGGGCGAAGCGCAGCAGCGCCGAGAGCTTGCATGACGGCCTCTGAAGGCGGCTTGTCCGGACTGCCGATATCTAAATCAATCACATCCATGCCTGAAGCTCTAGCCTGCTTCTTCCACTGAATGACCTCGGCAAAAATAGAAGAGCCCAGCTCATCCAGCCGATTGGAACGCCACTTTCCTGTTGTCATCCTGCCCTCACCCATTCCATTCCTGTTCATATTGCTCTTCTTTAAAGCCAACCGTCGCTTTCGTGCCATCTGTCGCAATCGGGCGTTTAATCAGCATGCCATTTGAAGCCAGCAGAGCAAGCTGCTCCTCCTCGCTCATGGAAGCTAGCTTGTCCTTCAGCCCAAGCTCGCGATATACGTCTCCAGAGGTGTTAAAAAACTTCTTCAGCGCAAGTCCGCTGAGCTTGACCAGCTCTTTAAGCTGCTCAGCTGTAGGTGTCTCCTCCACAATATGCTTCAGCTCCAGCTGATTGCCTTTCGCCTGCAGTGATTTCACCGCATTGCGGCATGTTCCGCATTTGGGATATTGATAGACGGTTATCGTCCCCGCTTGCCATGTATTTGCACTCATAGTCGGTTCTCCTCCTTCCGGCTTGCATCCTTACTTTTGCTCCAGCAATTGCTCCAGCAGCTTGAGCTGCTCTGGCAGCTCGGCGCGCCACTCCATCCATTGACCCGTCATCGGGTGCGTCAGGCCCAGCATCTCCGCATGCAGAGCTTGCCTGCCAGCTGCTTCCTCCCACGCTGCGCATAGTTCCTCCGCTTCTGGCGGCAGTCCGTACATGGCATCGCCTATCAACGGGCAGCCGATATATTTCATATGCACGCGAATTTGGTGCGTGCGTCCTGTTTCCAGCCGCAGACGAACAAGGGATGCAGCGCCATCCCCATACTCCGCCGCAACCTCATAATGCGTGACCGAGGGATAGCCAGCCGGCGTCACAATCCGGACATGCGGCGAATCTGGATCACGGTTAATCGGCTCATTAATCGTACCTGCCTGCTCGGAAGGAACACCATATACGAAAGCCGCATAACGCTTCGTAATGGCATCTGCCTGGAGCTGGTCGGATAATTGCTGGTGAATATACGGGCTCTTCGCAACGACAACAAGCCCTGAGGTATCCTCATCCAAGCGATTTACCGGGCGGAAGCGCACCCTTTCGCCACGTTCCCGCCAATGATGCACAACGCCATTTGCCAGCGTCCCCGTGTAATGCCCATGCGTTGGATGCACGACAATGCCCGGCGGCTTATTGAGAATGAGCAAATGCTCATCCTCAAACACAATTTGGAGCGGGATTAGCTCCGGCAAAATATCTTCCGATATCTCTTTCTCCATCCGAATGCGAATGATATCCTCTTCCGCAACAGTCGCGGTCGTATAGACACGCTGCTCATTGACCGTAATGCCATGTTCCGTCAGCTTGACTCGCGACAGCAGGCTGCGCGATACGCCAAGCCTTCGCTCCACTATGGCGCGTACGGACTTCCCCGCATCCTCCGCCCTCACGACGACAATCAGCGGCTTATAATAATTAGCATCCATATCCATTATTCCATCGGTATTCATCAAATCGCCCGCATCCATTATTTTTTCCGTTTCCGGAACACTTCCTTGCTTCTAATATATTCGGTATCCGGAACGCCGAGCTTGGCGTTCGCTACACGCGCGGCTGCAAAAAAGAAATCCGAAAGGCGATTCAAATATTTCGTCACCTCTGGGTTAGCTGGATGATCCGCAGCCAGCGTCACGACACGGCGCTCGGCCCGGCGGCAAACGGTGCGACAAACATGCAGCAGTGACGACAGCGGACTTCCCCCAGGCAAAATAAACCGAGTAATTTCCGGCGCCTCCGTAATATATACATCAATAACCTGCTCCAGCCGCTCTGCCGGTTCCGGCGTCACTTTAAGCGGTGCTCCCGGCCTCGCATAAGCAAGGTCAGATCCGCAATCGAACAGCTCCTGCTGAATATCGACCAGCAGTGCTGCCATCTCTGCTAGCTGCTCATGCTGTGCAGCTTCTGCAGCCGCCTGCCCAACGAAGCAGTTCAGCTCATCAATCGTGCCATAGGCTTCTACCCGAATATCATCCTTGCGGACACGTCCGCCAATTAAGGCCGTTTCTCCACTATCTCCCGTACGCGTATATAATCTCATGGCTCAACCTTGCCCCTTTCATTACACTGCCGTCTGTTTTTAAAAAGCTACTATACACTATACCATAAACGGCCACTCCTGCCGAAGCATTCCCGGAGAATCTGCCCGTGTGCGGCACAAAAAAGCGGCATTCCAGCTCGAACTGGAACACCGCCTATCGTTCAAAAATTTCCATATAAAAAGCTTCAGAACGCTGCTCTTCGGATTTCCCGTTTATCCCTGCCTCAGCTTATGGACAAAGCCGCCAATGCGATCGAGCGCTTCAGCCAAGTTCGAAACAGAGGTTGCATAGGAACAGCGCAAATGCCCTTCGCCGCCAAGGCCAAACACATCGCCCGGAACAGCTGCTACGCCGCCTTCCTCAAGCAGGCGTTCGGCAAATTTTTCGGATGTAAGCCCCGTCGCCTTAACTGAAGGAAATGCATAAAACGCCCCCTCCGGCTCATGGCATTCCAGCCCGATATCACGGAAGCCCTTCACAACAAGGCGGCGACGCTGATTGTAAGCATCAACCATCCGGTCTTTCTCTTCCAAGCCTCTGGTCAACGCTTCTACACCAGCATATTGTGCCATTGCCGGAGCACACATGACCGTATATTGGTGAATTTTCAGCATCGCGGCAATGAGATCCGGATGTCCGCAAGCATAGCCAAGCCGCCAGCCCGTCATCGCAAATGCCTTCGAGAAGCCGCTGACGAGAATAGTACGATCCCGCATGCCCGGCATCGCCGAGAAGCTGCAATGCTTTGTTCCATAAGTAAGCTCGGCATAAATTTCATCTGAAATGACAATCAGATCATTATCCTCGACCACCTTGGCAATCGGGAGCCAATCCTCATAAGTCATAATGCCGCCAGTCGGATTGCTCGGGTAACATAAAATAAGCACCTTGGAGCGCGGCGTAATAACCGCTTCCAGCGACTCAGCCGTAAGCTTGAATTTGTCTTTGGCGAACGTCTCAATGCCAACGGGAACACCGCCGCCCAGCGCAGTTATAGGAGAATAGGAAATATAGCAAGGTTCAGGAATTAAAATTTCATCACCTGGCACAATGAGTGCCCGCAGCGCCAAATCAATGGCTTCACTGCCGCCAACAGTTACGAGAATTTCATTTGCCGGATCATACGGCGTCTGGAATTGGTCATTTAAATATTGGCCGATCGCTTCGCGCAGGGCAGGCAGGCCCGCATTGGACGTATACTGCGTCTTGCCTCGTTCCAGCGAATAAACTGCCGCTTCACGAACATGCCATGGCGTAATAAAATCCGGCTCGCCAACGCCAAGAGTAATAACATCTTTACGTGTATTAACCAAATCAAAAAAACGGCGAATACCCGATGGTTTAATATTTTGGACAGAAGGGGTCAAATAGTCGGTCATCGCTTGACGCTTCACCTTCGTCCGTACCAGCTCTTCCTCTTCTTTAATCATCACATTCACCTCTTACGGCGAAATCATCAAACGATCGTCACCCTCATGCTCCTCGAAGATAATTCCATCCTGTTTATATTTTTTCAAAATAAAGTTTGTCTTTGTCGATAATACAGCATCGATTGGAGACAGCTTATTCGATACGAAGGAGGCAACCTCCTTCAAGTTTTTACCCTCAATCTCGACAAGCAGATCATAGGCTCCGGACATCAAATAAACGGATTTCACTTCCGGATATAAGTAAATGCGCTCGGCAATGCCTTCGAAGCCGCGTCCGCGCTCAGGTGTAATTTGCACCTCAATCAGCGCCGTTACCTTCTCGTCATCCACCTTGCTCCAGTTCACGATAGTCGCGTATTTGACAATAATATGATTATGTTCAAGCTCGGCTATTGCCTGCTTTACTTCCTCAGCGGGAGCACCTAGCAAAGTGGCGATTAAATCGGCATCACGTCTGGCGTCTTCCTTGAGCAGCTCCAATACTTTGAGTTGCAATTCGTTCATCATATACTCCTTCCAGCAAACCTGAAGTTATTAACCTTCATATTACAACGAATCCGGGCTTCCTGCAAAGAAAAAAACAAAAGACCCCGAAGGGTCTTTACATGTAGTAGGGCTGATGGGAATTTTGCTGGTTGTGCTGTTGCTGCTGCTGTGCCATATGGCCGTATTCAGCATGCATCGCCTGCGACTGGCTGCCCATACGCTGCTGCAAAAATTGCGATGTTTTTTGCTGGGTTTGCTGATACTCCTTTATCTGCTTGTCGATCTCCTGTCTAAGAACAGGCGATGCCGTGCTGTACATGTTTTGCGACTGCATCACTTGATACAGTTCACCCTGCATTTTCAGCGTGCTGTTCAGCAGGTTCGTAAACATTTGCCTTATAGACGGACAAGCAGCCTCTGTGGCCCCCGTCGCATATTCACGGGTTACGCGTTTCAAGTCACTAAGTACGGTGTAGGCCAGATCCTCTTCTGGCAAAAACGATTGCGCGTATTGCTGTTGCATCTCTTTTTCCTCCTTATGTCTAGTTGCCGAATGTGCTTACTGCTGGGGCTGGGTCGGCGCCATGCTTTGATGCTGCTGAAGCGTATGCATCAACGTCAGGTAATGCTGTTGATGGGTATTCAGCATTTGGGAGCACACTTGGCGAAGCTGCTGATTGCTTGCCCCGATAGAAACGGCTGTGCATTGCTTGATCAGCAAATCCTCGTTGGACATCGAATCGACTATATACTCGAGTTCTTTCGCCGTCATTGGCTGTAACATCGAATTTCCTCCTTCTGAA
This genomic window contains:
- a CDS encoding 5'-3' exonuclease H3TH domain-containing protein, which produces MNENKILIVDGMALLFRAFFAQSYSPRRIEDGTPTNAIYGFLQYLFDAINQFQPTHVVCCWDMGRKTFRTDLYSGYKANRPEAPEDLVPQFSLVKDIVAALEIPNIGIEGYEADDCIGTVSQKLSQLGHVYILTGDQDMLQLVSERIHVVIMKKGRSNYAVYDLDFLKADKGIYPFQVIEMKGLTGDTSDNYPGVKGIGEKTALKLLSEYESIDGILSNLNHLPKSVKAKIESDLEMLHLSRTLARINIEVPIECSLEECLWKVNLESAEILFEKYRLTSLLKMIG
- a CDS encoding aminotransferase class I/II-fold pyridoxal phosphate-dependent enzyme, yielding MTTGKWRSNRLDELGSSIFAEVIQWKKQARASGMDVIDLDIGSPDKPPSEAVMQALGAAALRPDQYGYMGTRGSDAFRKTAAEWMAFRFGVQVDADAEMLSLMGSQDGLAHLAMAICNAEDEVLLPNPGYPIYAGSLAIAGVKPIFYPLTAAGGFLPDVEAITEEEWRRARFILLNYPGNPVSAVADMSLFDKVLDKARKYDVLVINDAAYSEMAFDGFEPPSILAAGGAMERAIEIHSLSKSFNMAGCRIGFVTGNREAVGALRELKENIDYGIFAVVQEAGVAALKEAMSKAAPPKVGQLYERRRDVFIDALGARGWQVEKPKATMFIWAALPAMEWTHPDGPWTSRLIARELLEQTGVAVIPGEAFGSEGEGYVRLALVVDEARLLEAAERIGRFIRGEARVQQRSIT
- a CDS encoding arsenate reductase family protein encodes the protein MSANTWQAGTITVYQYPKCGTCRNAVKSLQAKGNQLELKHIVEETPTAEQLKELVKLSGLALKKFFNTSGDVYRELGLKDKLASMSEEEQLALLASNGMLIKRPIATDGTKATVGFKEEQYEQEWNG
- a CDS encoding RluA family pseudouridine synthase; amino-acid sequence: MNTDGIMDMDANYYKPLIVVVRAEDAGKSVRAIVERRLGVSRSLLSRVKLTEHGITVNEQRVYTTATVAEEDIIRIRMEKEISEDILPELIPLQIVFEDEHLLILNKPPGIVVHPTHGHYTGTLANGVVHHWRERGERVRFRPVNRLDEDTSGLVVVAKSPYIHQQLSDQLQADAITKRYAAFVYGVPSEQAGTINEPINRDPDSPHVRIVTPAGYPSVTHYEVAAEYGDGAASLVRLRLETGRTHQIRVHMKYIGCPLIGDAMYGLPPEAEELCAAWEEAAGRQALHAEMLGLTHPMTGQWMEWRAELPEQLKLLEQLLEQK
- a CDS encoding cob(I)yrinic acid a,c-diamide adenosyltransferase, with the protein product MRLYTRTGDSGETALIGGRVRKDDIRVEAYGTIDELNCFVGQAAAEAAQHEQLAEMAALLVDIQQELFDCGSDLAYARPGAPLKVTPEPAERLEQVIDVYITEAPEITRFILPGGSPLSSLLHVCRTVCRRAERRVVTLAADHPANPEVTKYLNRLSDFFFAAARVANAKLGVPDTEYIRSKEVFRKRKK
- a CDS encoding aminotransferase class I/II-fold pyridoxal phosphate-dependent enzyme, giving the protein MIKEEEELVRTKVKRQAMTDYLTPSVQNIKPSGIRRFFDLVNTRKDVITLGVGEPDFITPWHVREAAVYSLERGKTQYTSNAGLPALREAIGQYLNDQFQTPYDPANEILVTVGGSEAIDLALRALIVPGDEILIPEPCYISYSPITALGGGVPVGIETFAKDKFKLTAESLEAVITPRSKVLILCYPSNPTGGIMTYEDWLPIAKVVEDNDLIVISDEIYAELTYGTKHCSFSAMPGMRDRTILVSGFSKAFAMTGWRLGYACGHPDLIAAMLKIHQYTVMCAPAMAQYAGVEALTRGLEEKDRMVDAYNQRRRLVVKGFRDIGLECHEPEGAFYAFPSVKATGLTSEKFAERLLEEGGVAAVPGDVFGLGGEGHLRCSYATSVSNLAEALDRIGGFVHKLRQG
- a CDS encoding Lrp/AsnC family transcriptional regulator is translated as MNELQLKVLELLKEDARRDADLIATLLGAPAEEVKQAIAELEHNHIIVKYATIVNWSKVDDEKVTALIEVQITPERGRGFEGIAERIYLYPEVKSVYLMSGAYDLLVEIEGKNLKEVASFVSNKLSPIDAVLSTKTNFILKKYKQDGIIFEEHEGDDRLMISP
- a CDS encoding spore coat protein; this encodes MQQQYAQSFLPEEDLAYTVLSDLKRVTREYATGATEAACPSIRQMFTNLLNSTLKMQGELYQVMQSQNMYSTASPVLRQEIDKQIKEYQQTQQKTSQFLQQRMGSQSQAMHAEYGHMAQQQQQHNQQNSHQPYYM